Proteins encoded together in one Impatiens glandulifera chromosome 1, dImpGla2.1, whole genome shotgun sequence window:
- the LOC124919980 gene encoding KH domain-containing protein At4g18375-like isoform X1, whose protein sequence is MEGNKQPFLYKKRPSSPQLRNTGGNKKGKWSSGEDRSFENSSTSDTVYRIVCPSNRIGSVIGKGGNIVKVLREETQAKISVAESVRGSDERVITIHSPSAKLFRKHDTKEVSASGKEDDKMEPHCAAQDALLKVHDRIVLEDIIKASNDEDDIENMVTARLLVPNNMVGCVLGKKGDVIQRLRSETGASIRVLRPDSLPTCAMSTDQMVQVSGKQAVARKALYEISTLLHQNPRKDESPLDFPMSYGSQGINFTGPPASNMIPQRNQLWSRRDSNSNDTMPLSWRGEFGDRSARFGNYDDIPPIHGGGEPPTEFFMKILCPARKIGGIIGKGGINVRQLQHETGATILVDDALADSEERVIRVSAIEDMWNPRSQTIDAILELQIKASEISEKGTVSTRLLVQSSKVGCILGQGGNVINEMRRRTRADIRVFSKEDKPKCADNDEELVQISGSSLIVKDLLVEIASRLRERFLRDPNSGPKPPPVRPPRDFSPRGNHPRYPTRRGGGSSGYEYLEGDRREYEHPTYPVPPSATRYSNVMSPRDMEMPYSSMGSGGRSRGREDKVGKTRLELPEYDYGSGGSNIRDRHAAPEHSDYNLMPSYYGKQKNNPPPSRSPYQNMNLPSEYNPYPNHNSAPTTTHYPNYNTSSLTSSSYSNMNSQQSIYENYNPSSSYENMNAQQQSSLYENYGSRGNSSYQYEH, encoded by the exons ATGGAAGGGAACAAGCAGCCCTTCTTATATAAGAAACGTCCTAGTTCGCCACAATTGAGGAATACGGGAGgcaataaaaaaggaaaatggaGTTCTGGTGAAGATAGGTCATTTGAGAACTCTTCTACCTCAGATACTGTTTATCGAATTGTTTGCCCTTCTAATAGAATTGGTAGTGTCATTGGGAAAGGTGGCAACATAGTTAAAGTTCTTAGAGAGGAAACTCAGGCGAAGATTTCAGTCGCAGAATCTGTTCGTGGCTCTGATGAGAGGGTGATAACCATCCATAGTCCTTCtgcaaaattatttagaaagcATGATACTAAAGAGGTTTCAGCTTCCGGTAAGGAAGATGATAAAATGGAGCCACATTGTGCAGCTCAAGATGCTCTGTTGAAAGTTCATGATAGAATTGTTTTGGAAGATATTATAAAAGCATCAAATGATGAAGACGACATTGAGAATATGGTAACTGCGCGTCTCCTTGTTCCTAACAATATGGTAGGTTGTGTACTTGGAAAGAAAGGTGATGTTATTCAGAGATTACGAAGTGAAACGGGTGCAAGTATTCGAGTTCTCCGCCCAGATAGTCTTCCCACCTGTGCTATGAGCACCGATCAAATGGTTCAG GTATCCGGAAAACAGGCTGTCGCTAGAAAAGCTTTGTATGAAATTTCAACGTTGTTACATCAGAATCCACGGAAGGACGAATCTCCTTTGGACTTCCCCATGTCTTATGGTAGCCAAGGTATTAATTTTACCGGTCCTCCTGCGTCAAATATGATTCCTCAACGAAATCAATTGTGGTCAAGGCGGGACTCTAATTCCAATGATACCATGCCATTGTCATGGAGGGGAGAATTTGGAGATCGATCTGCAAGATTTGGGAATTATGATGACATTCCTCCTATCCATGGTGGTGGGGAACCTCCAACTGAGTTTTTTATGAAAATCTTGTGCCCAGCTAGAAAAATTGGTGGTATTATTGGCAAAGGTGGCATCAATGTAAGGCAGCTTCAACACGAAACAGGGGCTACTATTCTCGTAGATGATGCATTAGCAGATTCAGAAGAGCGTGTGATCCGAGTGTCTGCGATTGAG GATATGTGGAACCCTAGATCACAAACTATTGATGCTATCCTTGAGCTTCAGATTAAAGCTAGTGAGATCTCAGAGAAAGGAACTGTTTCAACAAGGCTTCTTGTTCAGTCAAGTAAGGTAGGTTGCATTCTCGGACAAGGAGGCAATGTAATTAATGAAATGAGGAGGAGAACGCGTGCAGATATTCGTGTTTTCTCCAAAGAAGATAAGCCCAAGTGTGCAGACAATGATGAAGAACTTGTGCAG ATATCTGGAAGCTCTCTTATTGTAAAAGATTTGCTAGTTGAGATTGCATCAAGGCTTAGAGAGAGATTTCTGCGAGATCCTAACAGTGGACCTAAACCTCCTCCAGTTAGGCCTCCTAGGGATTTCAGCCCTCGTGGGAACCACCCTCGTTACCCCACTAGACGTGGTGGCGGTTCTAGTGGATATGAATACCTAGAG GGTGATAGACGTGAATATGAGCATCCTACTTATCCAGTTCCTCCAAGTGCTACCAG GTATTCTAATGTCATGAGCCCTAGGGATATGGAGATGCCATACTCTTCCATGGGCTCTGGTGGAAGATCTAGAGGGCGCGAGGATAAG GTTGGAAAAACGAGGTTAGAGCTCCCAGAATATGATTATGGATCTGGCGGATCTAACATTCGTGATAGGCATGCCGCGCCAGAGCACTCCGACTACAATTTAATGCCATCCTACTACGGAAAACAGAAGAACAACCCACCACCATCTCGAAGCCCTTACCAGAATATGAATCTTCCTTCCGAATACAATCCTTATCCCAATCACAATTCTGCCCCTACCACCACCCATTATCCTAATTATAATACTTCTTCCTTGACCTCCTCATCCTATTCAAATATGAATTCTCAGCAATCCATATATGAGAACTACAATCCTTCCTCCTCTTACGAAAATATGAATGCTCAGCAGCAATCCTCCCTTTATGAGAACTATGGCAGCAGGGGAAACAGTTCTTATCAGTATGAACATTAA
- the LOC124919980 gene encoding KH domain-containing protein At4g18375-like isoform X2, translating into MEGNKQPFLYKKRPSSPQLRNTGGNKKGKWSSGEDRSFENSSTSDTVYRIVCPSNRIGSVIGKGGNIVKVLREETQAKISVAESVRGSDERVITIHSPSAKLFRKHDTKEVSASGKEDDKMEPHCAAQDALLKVHDRIVLEDIIKASNDEDDIENMVTARLLVPNNMVGCVLGKKGDVIQRLRSETGASIRVLRPDSLPTCAMSTDQMVQVSGKQAVARKALYEISTLLHQNPRKDESPLDFPMSYGSQGINFTGPPASNMIPQRNQLWSRRDSNSNDTMPLSWRGEFGDRSARFGNYDDIPPIHGGGEPPTEFFMKILCPARKIGGIIGKGGINVRQLQHETGATILVDDALADSEERVIRVSAIEDMWNPRSQTIDAILELQIKASEISEKGTVSTRLLVQSSKVGCILGQGGNVINEMRRRTRADIRVFSKEDKPKCADNDEELVQGDRREYEHPTYPVPPSATRYSNVMSPRDMEMPYSSMGSGGRSRGREDKVGKTRLELPEYDYGSGGSNIRDRHAAPEHSDYNLMPSYYGKQKNNPPPSRSPYQNMNLPSEYNPYPNHNSAPTTTHYPNYNTSSLTSSSYSNMNSQQSIYENYNPSSSYENMNAQQQSSLYENYGSRGNSSYQYEH; encoded by the exons ATGGAAGGGAACAAGCAGCCCTTCTTATATAAGAAACGTCCTAGTTCGCCACAATTGAGGAATACGGGAGgcaataaaaaaggaaaatggaGTTCTGGTGAAGATAGGTCATTTGAGAACTCTTCTACCTCAGATACTGTTTATCGAATTGTTTGCCCTTCTAATAGAATTGGTAGTGTCATTGGGAAAGGTGGCAACATAGTTAAAGTTCTTAGAGAGGAAACTCAGGCGAAGATTTCAGTCGCAGAATCTGTTCGTGGCTCTGATGAGAGGGTGATAACCATCCATAGTCCTTCtgcaaaattatttagaaagcATGATACTAAAGAGGTTTCAGCTTCCGGTAAGGAAGATGATAAAATGGAGCCACATTGTGCAGCTCAAGATGCTCTGTTGAAAGTTCATGATAGAATTGTTTTGGAAGATATTATAAAAGCATCAAATGATGAAGACGACATTGAGAATATGGTAACTGCGCGTCTCCTTGTTCCTAACAATATGGTAGGTTGTGTACTTGGAAAGAAAGGTGATGTTATTCAGAGATTACGAAGTGAAACGGGTGCAAGTATTCGAGTTCTCCGCCCAGATAGTCTTCCCACCTGTGCTATGAGCACCGATCAAATGGTTCAG GTATCCGGAAAACAGGCTGTCGCTAGAAAAGCTTTGTATGAAATTTCAACGTTGTTACATCAGAATCCACGGAAGGACGAATCTCCTTTGGACTTCCCCATGTCTTATGGTAGCCAAGGTATTAATTTTACCGGTCCTCCTGCGTCAAATATGATTCCTCAACGAAATCAATTGTGGTCAAGGCGGGACTCTAATTCCAATGATACCATGCCATTGTCATGGAGGGGAGAATTTGGAGATCGATCTGCAAGATTTGGGAATTATGATGACATTCCTCCTATCCATGGTGGTGGGGAACCTCCAACTGAGTTTTTTATGAAAATCTTGTGCCCAGCTAGAAAAATTGGTGGTATTATTGGCAAAGGTGGCATCAATGTAAGGCAGCTTCAACACGAAACAGGGGCTACTATTCTCGTAGATGATGCATTAGCAGATTCAGAAGAGCGTGTGATCCGAGTGTCTGCGATTGAG GATATGTGGAACCCTAGATCACAAACTATTGATGCTATCCTTGAGCTTCAGATTAAAGCTAGTGAGATCTCAGAGAAAGGAACTGTTTCAACAAGGCTTCTTGTTCAGTCAAGTAAGGTAGGTTGCATTCTCGGACAAGGAGGCAATGTAATTAATGAAATGAGGAGGAGAACGCGTGCAGATATTCGTGTTTTCTCCAAAGAAGATAAGCCCAAGTGTGCAGACAATGATGAAGAACTTGTGCAG GGTGATAGACGTGAATATGAGCATCCTACTTATCCAGTTCCTCCAAGTGCTACCAG GTATTCTAATGTCATGAGCCCTAGGGATATGGAGATGCCATACTCTTCCATGGGCTCTGGTGGAAGATCTAGAGGGCGCGAGGATAAG GTTGGAAAAACGAGGTTAGAGCTCCCAGAATATGATTATGGATCTGGCGGATCTAACATTCGTGATAGGCATGCCGCGCCAGAGCACTCCGACTACAATTTAATGCCATCCTACTACGGAAAACAGAAGAACAACCCACCACCATCTCGAAGCCCTTACCAGAATATGAATCTTCCTTCCGAATACAATCCTTATCCCAATCACAATTCTGCCCCTACCACCACCCATTATCCTAATTATAATACTTCTTCCTTGACCTCCTCATCCTATTCAAATATGAATTCTCAGCAATCCATATATGAGAACTACAATCCTTCCTCCTCTTACGAAAATATGAATGCTCAGCAGCAATCCTCCCTTTATGAGAACTATGGCAGCAGGGGAAACAGTTCTTATCAGTATGAACATTAA
- the LOC124919982 gene encoding uncharacterized protein LOC124919982, translating into MAYCTKLTPFTFAIPYEKRVSPTHFNKHLACCKSSVFSREKIGAFQTSFKGSAFGNSNSTTRFHPRFLSLSVASNFRFQNRFNCSYSDAASSEQQQKPLLTNLNKFSLESLREIFSRLTPIVICKMALVFSALIAATKLTTQCLFSPFFWTYFSYTWLFWPWFLAISVAIYGLYCLRKYSLGEANVIEQLGLVTSVISWLTIVPPAHFNGFLEGWPFVFFFVYHYFFFFNVSVRKRLYGDYYPRQHDPKWDINLPLANRVLFSAGVLIGHWLAAFEGPELHLIPGGWSNLFIWTLIMVTLFVQYNSTLHLANYSEKVVEPTAVVQFGPFRWVRHPTYASMMLLSVSYCAALRAPMSALFIVAVCLMYYQQKATMEEAAMLDTFGTQYEDYMKKVRFRFIPFIY; encoded by the coding sequence ATGGCATACTGCACTAAATTAACTCCTTTTACTTTCGCTATACCATACGAGAAGAGAGTTTCTCCTACGCATTTCAACAAGCATCTGGCGTGCTGCAAATCGTCAGTCTTCAGCCGGGAAAAGATTGGGGCTTTTCAGACATCTTTTAAAGGTTCTGCCTTTGGTAATTCCAACTCAACAACCCGATTTCATCCACGCTTTTTATCGTTGTCTGTGGCATCGAACTTTCGTTTCCAGAACCGTTTCAATTGCTCATATTCAGATGCAGCCAGCTCAGAACAACAACAGAAACCATTGCTGACAAATCTCAACAAATTTTCATTGGAATCGTTGAGAGAAATCTTTTCTCGCTTGACTCCAATTGTTATATGCAAAATGGCTCTAGTTTTCTCTGCGTTGATTGCAGCTACAAAATTGACAACTCAATGTTTATTCAGCCCTTTCTTCTGGACGTATTTCAGCTATACATGGCTGTTCTGGCCTTGGTTTCTTGCTATCTCTGTTGCTATTTACGGTTTGTACTGCCTCAGAAAATACTCTCTAGGTGAAGCAAACGTGATTGAGCAACTCGGGTTGGTCACTTCAGTGATTAGTTGGCTGACAATTGTTCCACCAGCTCATTTCAACGGTTTCCTTGAAGGTTGGCCATTTGTGTTCTTCTTCGTCTATCATtacttctttttcttcaacGTGAGTGTTAGGAAACGATTGTACGGAGACTACTATCCTCGCCAGCACGATCCCAAATGGGATATTAATCTGCCACTAGCCAATCGTGTCCTGTTTAGTGCTGGAGTCCTGATTGGCCATTGGCTTGCAGCTTTTGAAGGACCAGAACTACATCTTATTCCAGGTGGGTGGAGCAATCTGTTTATTTGGACCTTGATAATGGTTACACTGTTTGTCCAATACAATTCCACATTACACCTTGCTAACTATTCTGAGAAAGTGGTAGAGCCAACTGCAGTTGTGCAGTTTGGTCCATTCAGATGGGTTCGACATCCAACATATGCATCTATGATGCTTTTGTCTGTCTCATATTGTGCTGCGCTAAGAGCACCTATGAGTGCATTGTTCATAGTTGCAGTCTGTTTGATGTACTATCAGCAAAAGGCAACAATGGAGGAAGCTGCCATGTTAGACACATTTGGCACCCAGTATGAAGATTACATGAAAAAAGTCCGATTCAGGTTCATACCCTTTATTTACTAG